In the Alligator mississippiensis isolate rAllMis1 chromosome 7, rAllMis1, whole genome shotgun sequence genome, one interval contains:
- the LOC102571346 gene encoding olfactory receptor 10C1-like, protein MKHGEEETPGNDSLVTMFVIMGFSTHPDMKLSIFLFFLCIYIITGLGNLLILFIINADPTLHTPMYFFLRNLSFLEICYTSVTLPKLLTSLHSNDKSISFAGCATQMYFFLFFGATECCRLAAMAYDRYSAICNPLRYTAIMNKKVCIQLAAASWVCGNLEALGHPTFMFSLTFCGPNVINHFFCEIQPLLMLVYGDTYWNEIQVIVAAAFVIMMPFMLILVSYIRIISTILNIRSAEGRRRAFSTCSSHLTVVMIFYGTAIFIYIRPKSTYSLDVDKLLSLFYSVITPILNPIIYSLRNKDVKRPLKKIKLKMFYQKKT, encoded by the coding sequence ATGAAGCATGGTGAAGAAGAGACCCCAGGGAATGATTCTCTTGTGACCATGTTTGTCATAATGGGCTTTTCTACCCACCCTGACATGAAGCTTTCTATCTTCTTGTTTTTTCTATGCATTTACATCATCACAGGGCTGGGCAACCTCCTCATTCTCTTCATCATAAATGCTGACCCCACCCTTCACAcgcccatgtatttcttcctcagGAACTTATCATTCCTAGAGATCTGCTACACTTCAGTCACCCTGCCCAAGTTGTTGACCAGCCTCCATTCAAATGATAAGTCCATTTCCTTTGCTGGCTGTGCTACCcaaatgtatttctttttgttttttggtgcaACAGAGTGCTGTCGCTTAGCTGCTATGGCATATGACCGCTACAGTGCCATATGTAACCCACTGCGGTACACAGCCATTATGAACAAGAAGGTGTGCATCCAACTAGCTGCTGCATCATGGGTCTGTGGCAACTTGGAAGCCCTTGGACATCCCACATTCATGTTCTCACTGACTTTCTGTGGTCCTAATGTGATTAACCACTTCTTTTGTGAGATccagccactgctgatgctgGTGTATGGAGACACTTATTGGAATGAGATCCAGGTCATTGTGGCTGCTGCCTTTGTCATCATGATGCCTTTTATGCTAATTCTGGTGTCCTACATTCGAATCATTTCAACTATCCTTAACATTAGGTCTGCAGAAGGTAGGCGTAGAGCTTTCTCCACATGCTCCTCACACCTCACTGTAGTGATGATATTCTATGGAACAGCCATTTTCATCTATATTCGTCCCAAATCTACCTATTCCCTGGATGTGGACAAACTGCTCTCTTTGTTCTACTCCGTGATCACACCAATATTAAACCCAATTATATACAGCCTTAGAAACAAGGATGTGAAAAGACCCCTTAAGAAAATAAAGCTAAAGATGTTTTATCAAAAAAAAACATAG